One segment of Zymoseptoria tritici IPO323 chromosome 2, whole genome shotgun sequence DNA contains the following:
- a CDS encoding Na(+)/Li(+)-exporting P-type ATPase (ATPase activity, coupled to transmembrane movement of ions, phosphorylative mechanism) — MANEKMPEQANVLPGQGNKPLSRPAHALPYAIVLDELDARDQEGLSSAEAKERLERYGSNDLGNAKGVQPVKILISQVANAMTLVLIMAMAVSFAIGSYIEGGVITAVILLNIVVGFFQEFQAEKTMDSLKSLSSPTAQAVRAGENITVPTMEIVPGDMVELKTGDTIPADLRLIEAVNFETDEALLTGESLPVRKDPELVLEDDTGPGDRLNVAYSSSTVTKGRARGVVFATGLSTEIGSIAAALRQNGSKIREVKRNDEGKAGPHRYAQAWGLTTTDAIGRFLGVNKGTPLQKKLSRLAVLLFGIAVVCAIIVLAANNFTSEREVIIYAVATGLSMIPASLIVVLTITMAAGTKRMVERHVIVRNLKSLEALGAITDICSDKTGTLTQGKMIAKKVWIPACGTYSVNNSNNPVDPETGDIHFSSRKDDSDRSEDNSTHEASASDSQDLLDGNTHLEAFLDVATLANLSTVYKDKEGVWHGRGDPTETAINVFATRFGWNRAEMSTGSNATWKSVLEFPFDSDVKKMSVIMENTDTNDLHVFTKGAVERVVDSCNDFYTGDTQESVKMSDEVRERIYAQMEEFASYGLRVLALASRPAPTHINYEKEVDRKQIEVDLTFRGLIGLYDPPRAESAGAVRECRQAGIEVHMLTGDHPGTARAIAIEVGILPSREKMSNLPRDVADALVIVASDFDKMFDDQIDQLPQLPLVVARCAPNTKVRMIEALHRRKKFAAMTGDGVNDSPSLKRADVGIAMGMAGSDVAKDASDIVLTDDNFASIINAIEEGRRMFDNIQKFILHLLAENISQACVLLIGLAFKDSRGLSVFPLAPVQIIWVIMITSGMPDMGLGFEIAQPDIMSRPPQSLKRGVFTLEVMVDMLVYGLWISALCLGAFTLVLYGFGSGDLGENCNDAYSAACDDVFRARATTFACLTWFALFLAWELVDMRRSFFRMQPGSKKYFTQWYYDVRRNKFLFWAIIFGFVTIFPTLYIPVINREVFKHEGITWEWAIVVIAAVLFFAGVEAWKFGKRVFFRRRAVKMGGIMQDAEEADSMAQRTRDRTSRPDTLC, encoded by the exons ATGGCCAACGAGAAGATGCCGGAACAGGCCAATGTTCTGCCAGGGCAAGGCAACAAGCCACTCTCCCGGCCTGCCCATGCTTTGCCTTATGCCATTGtgctcgacgagctcgatgCCCGCGATCAAGAGGGCCTGAGCAGCGCTGAGGCCAAAGAACGCCTTGAGAGATACGGCAGCAATGACCTCGGAAACGCAAAGGGTGTTCAGCCCGTGAAGATTCTCATCTCGCAGGTTGCCAATGCCATGACTCTA GTGCTGATAATGGCAATGGCCGTGTCCTTTGCCATTGGGTCCTATATCGAAGGAGGAGTCATCACCGCTGTTATCCTTCTAAACATTGTTGTTGGCTTCTTTCAAGAGTTCCAagcggagaagacgatggaTTCTCTCAAGTCGCTGAGTTCACCTACCGCTCAGGCTGTGCGTGCTGGTGAGAACATCACTGTGCCCACGATGGAAATCGTTCCTGGCGATATGGTTGAATTGAAGACTGGCGATACGATCCCTGCAGATCTGAG ACTTATCGAAGCAGTCAACTTCGAGACCGACGAAGCACTTCTGACCGGTGAATCCCTCCCCGTTCGCAAGGATCCGGAACTCGTACTGGAGGACGACACTGGTCCCGGGGACAGATTGAATGTGGCTTACAGTTCTTCTACGGTCACCAAAGGTCGAGCTCGCGGTGTAGTCTTCGCCACCGGCCTTAGCACCGAGATCGGGTCGATTGCTGCCGCCCTTCGTCAAAACGGGTCCAAGATCAGAGAGGTCAAGCGCAACGACGAGGGCAAAGCAGGTCCGCATAGATATGCGCAGGCTTGGGGCCTCACTACAACGGACGCGATCGGACGATTTCTCGGAGTGAACAAGGGCACACCACTTCAAAAGAAATTGTCTCGCCTTGCGGTGCTTCTTTTTGGCATCGCGGTCGTTTGTGCCATCATCGTCTTGGCCGCGAACAACTTCACTTCTGAGCGTGAGGTCATCATCTACGCGGTTGCCACCGGGCTGTCTATGATTCCAGCCTCTCTCATCGTGGTACTAACGATCACAATGGCTGCGGGAACCAAGCGTATGGTTGAACGCCATGTCATCGTTCGCAATTTGAAGTCACTCGAAGCGCTTGGTGCCATCACCGACATCTGTTCCGACAAAACTG GCACTCTCACTCAAGGCAAGATGATCGCAAAGAAGGTCTGGATTCCGGCGTGCGGAACCTACTCTGTGAACAATTCCAACAACCCTGTGGACCCTGAGACTGGCGACATCCATTTCTCGTCTCGAAAGGACGACAGTGACCGAAGCGAGGACAATTCGACTCACGAAGCATCCGCTTCCGACTCACAAGATCTCCTCGATGGCAATACTCACCTCGAAGCATTCCTCGATGTCGCTACTTTGGCCAACCTGTCCACGGTGTACAAAGACAAGGAGGGCGTCTGGCATGGCCGAGGCGATCCGACCGAGACTGCTATCAATGTTTTCGCAACTCGATTTGGCTGGAATCGTGCCGAGATGAGCACTGGCTCCAACGCAACCTGGAAGTCTGTCCTTGAATTTCCATTCGATTCCGACGTTAAGAAGATGTCCGTGATAATGGAGAACACTGACACCAACGATCTGCATGTCTTCACAAAGGGCGCGGTGGAGAGAGTTGTCGACAGCTGTAACGACTTCTACACCGGCGACACTCAGGAGTCGGTCAAAATGAGTGACGAAGTCCGGGAACGGATCTACGCCCAGATGGAAGAATTTGCATCTTACGGATTGCGGGTCCTTGCTCTTGCAAGCCGACCAGCGCCCACTCACATCAACTATGAGAAAGAAGTCGATCGCAAACAGATTGAGGTCGACCTGACATTCCGCGGATTGATTGGCCTCTACGACCCTCCCCGAGCCGAGTCCGCCGGCGCCGTGAGAGAATGTCGTCAGGCCGGAATCGAGGTGCATATGTTGACGGGTGATCACCCTGGCACCGCGAGAGCTATTGCTATCGAGGTGGGGATTCTCCCGTCTCGCGAGAAGATGTCAAACTTGCCTAGGGATGTGGCAGACGCCTTGGTCATCGTCGCCAGCGACTTTGATAAGATGTTTGACGATCAGATCGATCAGCTCCCACAGCTGCCCCTTGTTGTGGCGAGATGCGCACCTAACACGAAGGTTCGAATGATCGAAGCTCTGCACAGAAGGAAGAAGTTCGCCGCCATG ACTGGAGATGGTGTCAACGACTCGCCCAGCCTCAAGAGAGCTGATGTGGGCATCGCAATGGGCATGGCGGGCTCGGACGTTGCGAAGGATGCGTCCGACATCGTCCTCACCGACGACAATTTCGCATCCATCATCAACGCTATCGAGGAGGGACGGCGAATGTTTGATAACATTCAGAAGTTCATCTTGCACTTGCTCGCCGAGAACATCTCGCAAGCATGTGTCCTTCTTATCGGTCTTGCTTTCAAGGACAGCCGTGGATTGTCTGTCTTTCCGCTGGCGCCGGTGCAGATCATCTGGGTAAT CATGATCACATCTGGAATGCCCGATATGGGTCTTGGCTTCGAAATCGCCCAACCAGACATCATGTCTCGACCACCGCAGTCACTGAAGCGTGGTGTTTTCACCTTGGAAGTCATGGTGGACATGTTGGTATACGGCCTGTGGATCTCCGCGCTCTGTCTCGGCGCATTCACGCTTGTCCTGTACGGGTTCGGATCCGGAGATCTCGGAGAAAACTGCAATGATGCCTACTCTGCCGCCTGCGACGACGTCTTCCGCGCCAGAGCTACGACATTCGCTTGCTTGACTTGGTTTGCGCTCTTCTTGGCCTGGGAACTGGTCGACATGAGGAGGAGTTTCTTCAGGATGCAGCCGGGTTCGAAGAAGTACTTCACTCAATG GTATTACGACGTCCGCCGCaacaagttcctcttctGGGCAATCATCTTCGGCTTCGTGACCATCTTCCCAACGTTATACATCCCCGTCATCAACCGCGAAGTCTTCAAGCACGAAGGCATCACCTGGGAGTGGGCCATCGTCGTCATTGCTGCGGTTCTGTTCTTCGCTGGCGTGGAGGCGTGGAAGTTCGGGAAGAGAGTCTTCTTCCGGCGACGTGCAGTCAAGATGGGCGGGATCATGCAGGATGCCGAGGAGGCGGAC AGCATGGCACAGCGAACTCGAGATCGGACTTCGCGGCCTGACACTCTCTGCTGA
- a CDS encoding nuclear transport factor 2 — protein MADFENIAKQFVEFYYKTFDSDRSQLSALYQNDSMLTFEAAPCQGTAQIVEKLQALPFAKVEHQVATLDAQPSDQAGGILVIVSGALLVEEEKRPMSYVQTFQLKPNGQGSYYVFNDVFRLVYPSSG, from the exons ATGGCAG ACTTCGAGAACATCGCGA AGCAATTCGTCGAGTTCTACTACAAGACCTTTGACAGCGATCGCTCTCAACTCAGCGCCCTCTAC CAAAATGACTCCATGCTCACATTCGAGGCCGCACCCTGCCAGGGAACTGCGCAAATCGTCGAGAAGCTGCAAGCTCTTCCATTCGCCAAGGTCGAACACCAAGTCGCGACACTCGATGCTCAGCCAAGTGATCAGGCCGGCGGCATTCTGGTCATCGTGAGCGGCGCGTTGTTG gtcgaggaggagaagcgccCCATGAGCTACGTCCAGACCTTCCAGCTGAAGCCCAATGGCCAGGGTAGCTACTACGTCTTCAACGATGTGTTCCGTCTCGTATACCCATCCAGCGGTTGA
- the ARP2404 gene encoding actin-related protein, ARP8 class (Nuclear actin-related protein involved in chromatin remodeling, component of chromatin-remodeling enzyme complexes; putative homolog of Saccharomyces cerevisiae ARP8), protein MVGKKSGRALLREEGLQRTDNNMDLTSWPQVGMINQKNYYTEFLKRDDQVLALRLQQEERLDRRKKAAVDLDRARAQNGQEGPFPDADPDLDEDDSMEDVDGENYGSKTIIIHVGSQNLRLGFATDALPKTVPMVIARRADHTEAEDSEPVPKRIKLDEDAPSETWFGEDFAKEYETMAANFKQLRRQNKRRVLPNSRELVTKWNSVTQPELISEHNDPLRIDWTELPPKAADAPNYVVGEAALRIPEKSRPKYRLKWPVRHGWLNEKDYPSRTTLLRDFFLIIEESIKTQLDVPNKKDWNQYSCVFLIPDLYEKTLVATVLQELIRDFGFSRVCFMQESLAATFGAGFSTACIVDMGAQKTTVCCIEDGMCFEESRINLKYGGYDVTETFVKMMLYDRFNYDDINLMRRHDFLLAEELKERFTTLQDDNISVQLYDFHLRAHGQETRKYQFKLYDEGFLAPQGYFKPEIFSNEEKLAGRRKLIGRSLDLYDGSPNDPMSAAQKAVYNHVQKSIPSAVLDAPAKPASLLATPLAAATPSKHRPLAIPSHLNGENEATPRSSVAGSPPPDDAGTPAPNGEGANGSEDADQIAGVYDLSERIIPIMSLHDAIITSIEHASNGDERKRRDFLGSIMLTGGASKTPNLQSHLELQLRAAMPQYPKEILVAPPPRDLDPSVIAWKGGSVFGKLRMTNDSWISGLEYDRLGSRILNYKCMWHW, encoded by the exons ATGGTGGGCAAAAAATCAGGCCGCGCGCTCTTGCGCGAAGAGG GGCTACAAAGAACCGACAACAACATGGACTTAACATCATGGCCGCAAGTTGGCATGATCAACCAGAAGAACTACTACAC TGAGTTCTTGAAACGCGATGATCAGGTTCTGGCACTTCGTTTACAACAAGAGGAGCGGCTTGACCGCCGAAAGAAAGCAGCCGTCGACCTTGACCGGGCTCGAGCACAGAACGGTCAAGAAGGACCTTTTCCAGACGCGGATCCAGATCTCGATGAGGACGATTCCATGGAAGATGTGGACGGCGAGAATTACGGCTCGAAGACCATTATCATTCACGTCGGCAGCCAGAACCTGCGTTTGGGATTCGCTACAGATGCCTTGCCCAAGACCGTGCCAATGGTCATTGCCCGCAGAGCTGATCACACAGAAGCAGAGGATTCCGAGCCCGTGCCCAAGAGGATCAAACTTGATGAGGATGCACCTTCGGAAACATGGTTTGGTGAAGACTTTGCAAAGGAGTACGAGACCATGGCCGCAAACTTCAAACAATTGCGGCGGCAGAACAAGCGTCGAGTCTTGCCAAACTCCCGCGAGCTGGTCACAAAGTGGAACAGCGTGACCCAGCCGGAGCTCATCTCGGAGCACAACGACCCTCTACGGATAGACTGGACGGAACTGCCACCCAAAGCTGCCGATGCTCCCAATTACGTTGTCGGCGAGGCTGCTCTTCGCATTCCAGAGAAGTCAAGACCAAAGTATCGCCTCAAGTGGCCCGTTCGACATGGATGGCTGAATGAAAAAGACTATCCCAGCCGAACGACACTCCTTCGCGACTTTTTTCTGATCATCGAGGAAAGCATCAAGACCCAACTCGACGTACCGAACAAAAAGGACTGGAATCAATACAGTTgcgtcttcctcatcccaGATCTATACGAGAAGACACTGGTAGCCACAGTCCTTCAGGAACTCATCCGTGACTTTGGGTTTTCACGCGTCTGTTTCATGCAGGAGTCACTTGCTGCAACTTTTGGTGCCGGATTCAGTACGGCATGTATAGTCGACATGGGTGCGCAAAAAACGACAGTGTGCTGCATCGAGGATGGCATGTGCTTTGAGGAGTCGCGAATAAACCTGAAATACGGAGGCTACGATGTGACGGAAACATTCGTCAAGATGATGCTGTACGACCGCTTCAACTACGATGACATCAATCTCATGCGAAGACACGATTTCCTGCTTGCCGAGGAATTGAAGGAGAGATTTACGACTCTTCAGGATGACAACATCAGCGTCCAGCTGTACGACTTCCACCTTCGCGCACACGGTCAGGAAACGAGAAAGTATCAGTTCAAGCTGTACGACGAAGGATTTCTGGCCCCGCAA GGATACTTCAAGCCGGAAATCTTCTCCAACGAAGAGAAACTCGCAGGACGACGCAAGCTCATTGGGAGATCGCTAGATCTGTATGACGGATCACCGAATGATCCCATGTCTGCCGCTCAGAAAGCTGTGTACAATCATGTCCAGAAGAGCATTCCCTCTGCTGTATTGGACGCACCAGCGAAACCCGCAAGTCTCCTTGCAACACCTCTAGCCGCTGCAACACCGAGCAAACATCGACCACTCGCCATTCCAAGTCATCTGAACGGCGAAAATGAGGCAACGCCTCGATCATCAGTCGCCGGATCGCCGCCTCCCGATGATGCCGGCACGCCTGCTCCCAACGGAGAGGGAGCGAACGGCAGCGAAGATGCGGACCAGATTGCCGGCGTCTACGACCTGTCCGAGCGAATCATCCCAATCATGAGCTTGCACGATGCCATCATAACCTCCATCGAACATGCGAGCAACGGCGACGAACGCAAGAGGCGGGACTTCCTCGGCAGCATCATGCTCACAGGCGGTGCATCCAAGACACCGAATTTGCAGAGTCATCTAGAGCTCCAACTACGCGCCGCGATGCCGCAGTATCCCAAGGAAATTTTGGTCGCTCCGCCGCCTCGAGATCTGGATCCATCTGTCATCGCCTGGAAAGGCGGGAGTGTTTTCGGTAAGCTGAGGATGACCAACGACAGCTGGATCTCAGGTCTGGAGTATGATCGGTTGGGCAGCAGGATTTTGAATTACAAGTGCATGTGGCACTGGTAG